A section of the Phaseolus vulgaris cultivar G19833 chromosome 8, P. vulgaris v2.0, whole genome shotgun sequence genome encodes:
- the LOC137825091 gene encoding uncharacterized protein, which yields MIPVEIHESSPRFLSFVAEESNEERKMNLDLLDEAREEARIKAEVMKRRVEHQYSSKVKLRQFQVADLVMRKAHPYELENKLSPKWTGPFRITEAKGNGSYKLETLEEGPIPRNWNAANLKFYFS from the coding sequence atgatcccagtagagatccacgAGAGTTCTCCACGTTTCCTAAGCTTTGTGgcagaagaatccaacgaagaaagaaagATGAATCTAGACCTGTTAGACGAggccagggaggaagcaaggatAAAGGCTGAAGTTATGAAGAGGAGAGTGGAACATcagtatagctctaaggtaaagctgCGGCAGTTCCAAGTAGCTGACTTGGTCATGCGGAAGGCTCATCCCTAtgagttggagaacaagttgtctcccaagtggaccggacctttcagaataaccgaagccAAGGGAAATGGTTCGTACAAGTTAGAAACTCTAGAGGAGGGGCCCATCCCACGCAACTGGAATGCggccaatttaaaattttatttcagttga
- the LOC137825092 gene encoding uncharacterized protein — protein sequence MDKVLAPMLGRNVHAYVDDMVVTSQERGRHPADLEELFATIAKYRLKLNPEKCVFGVKAGKFLGFMLTEREIEANPDKCATIIAMRSPTSVKEVQQLTGRMEALSRFISAGGEKGHPYFQCLKRNSHFTWTDECEAAFLKLKEYLATPLVLCKPRAGVPFRLYFTVTEWAISSVLVQEQEQVQRPIYSMSKALQGLKSRYQSLEKAALAVVFSARRLRHYFHSFTVVVMTNLPIQKVLQKPDVAGRMVRWAVELSEFDIQYEPRGSIKGQVYADFVVELSPGGGLQEVELGSQWMLSVDGSSNQQGSGAGTILEGPNGVLIEQALRFAFKASNNQAEYEALIAGMLLAKEMGAQSLLAKSDSQLVTGQVTGEYQTKDPQMAAYLRYVEVLKGAFAMFELVHVPGEQNARADLLPKLASSGKGGRQKTVIQETLKTPRNFMADNRVDVLHISATRGKPRSHRSLIQDTARTPRISTYAASPEGEKCIQVCALEEGDTWMTPYKQYIADGILPAKPREGKRIKKNSARYTLVDGVLFRHGFTHPILTCESGNECTRIMSELHEGICGSHVGEDH from the coding sequence atggacaaggtccttgcgCCTATGTTGGGGAGAAACGTGCACgcctatgttgatgacatggtggtcacctctcAGGAAAGAGGGCGACACCCAGCTgacctagaggagttgttcgCCACAATagccaaataccgcctcaagttaaacccggaGAAATGCGTTTTTGGCGTCAAGGCgggaaagttcttgggatttatgCTCACTGAGAGGgagatagaggcgaaccctgacAAGTGCGCAACTATTattgccatgaggagcccaacgtcagtgaaagaagtgcagcagcttactGGGCGGATGGAAGCTTTGTCAAGGTTCATATCTGCTggaggagagaagggccacccctactttcagtgcctcaagaggaatagcCATTTTACGTGGACAGATGAGTGCGAAGCAGCATTCCTCAAGttaaaggagtacttggcgacgccgcTAGTGCTTTGCAAGCCACGGGCAGGCGTCCCCTTTCGTTTGTACTTCACTGTGACGGAGTGGGCTATCagttctgtgctggtccaggagcaggagcAAGTGCAGAGGCCCATCTACTCTATGAGCAAGGCTTTGCAAGGCTTAAAATCGAGATACCAGTCGCTGGAGAAGGCGGCATTGGCAGTAGTGTtctcagccaggaggctccgccattattttcacagtttcacagtggtggtgatgacgaacctccccatccagaaagtacttcagaagccagatgtagctgggaggatggttcgctgggcggtggagctgtcagagtttgatatccaaTACGAACCCAGGGGATCCATCAAGGGGCAAGTCTATGCAGATTTTGTCGTAGAGCTCTCACCAGGAGGAGGCCTTCAAGAGGTGGAGTTAGGATCACAGTGgatgctctcggtggatggatcctcCAATCAACAGGGGAGTGGCGCGGGAACaatcttggaggggcctaacggagtgttgatcgagcaagccttacgcttcgccttcaaagcaagTAATAACCAAGCCGAGTACGAGGCGCTGATTgctggaatgctcttggccaaggaaatgggcgCACAGAGCCTcttggcgaagagtgactcacagttggtcacagggcaagtaacaggggaGTACCAAACaaaggatccacagatggctGCGTACTTAAGGTACGTCGAAGTATTGAAGGGAGCTTTCGCTAtgtttgagctggtgcatgtccctggagagcaaaatgccagagctgacctgctccccaagctggccagctcaggcaaggggggaaggcagaagacagtcatccaagagacgctcaagaCGCCGCGAAATTTTATGGCggacaacagggtggacgttCTTCACATTAGCGCAACAAGAGGAAAGCCAAGGAGCCATCGCTCTTTGATTCAAGATACGGCGAGGACACCCCGCATCAGCACCTATGCGGCCTCGCCCGAAGGAGAGAAGTGTATACAAGTATGTGCCTTGGAGGAAGGCGACACGTGGATGACGCCTTACAAGCAATACATTGCAGATGGGATCCTCCCAGCAAAGCCTAGAGAGGGAAAgaggataaagaagaactctgcAAGGTACACTCTCGTTGATGGAGTGCTATTTAGGCATGGGTTCACGCACCCAATTCTGACATGTGAGAGTGGCAACGAGTGTACGAGGATCATGTCAGAGCTTCACGAGGGGATTTGCGGAAGCCACGTGGGGGAAGATCATTAG